The Alphaproteobacteria bacterium LSUCC0719 genome includes the window CATCATCAGAGCCCAGGTGACGAGAATACCGTGCGGGTGCGCGACAGAACCATGCCCCTGATATCCAGACAGATGCGTCGGGACAGCACCGATCTGCTCGCCCCACAGAATGGCCTCGCCCTGGTTTCCCGGATGCCCGAAATAGAGCGCATCCTTCATTTCCGGAATATGCCGCGCGACGAGATCCGGATTGCCACCATAGCCGTTGCAGGCAAGAATCGTCCGCTTTGCGGCGATCACCTCAATCGCGCCATCCGGCCGCTCGCAACGCGCGCCGATCACCTGCCCGCCTTCCGACAGGAACAGGTCCGTTACGCACGCGCCCGTCACAATCATGGTATCAGTTGCCGCCACTGCCTGTTCAAGCCTTGTGATCAACCCCTGCCCGGTGACCTCTGGCACGGCATGCATGCGGTGGTGGCTGTGGCTTGGGTAAAGAAAATCATCAAGCACATGGAACGGGATTTGGTGGCTGTCGGCCAGCCAGTCGATGGTCTTGGGAATCTGCGCCACGATGGTGCGCACATAGTTCGGATCGGCGCTGTTCTTGTTCTTTGCCATGATATCGCCGACGAAGACGTCCTGGCTGTCAGATATGGACTGCGCTGCCTGTGCCTTAGTGCCCGCTGCAGGCACCAATCCGGATGACAACGCTGTCGAGCCGGAAAGTTGGGTATCACGCTCGGCAACCAGTACTGATTCCCCTGCCTCGCTGGCGGCAAGCGCCGCTGTCAGACCGGCAGCGCCGCCACCGATGATCAGGCAGTCGACCTCAATTTCGGCTGCGATGCTGTCACTAACAATTATGCCTGCCATAAGCCTTTCAGCTCCCGCTGAACAACGCCTGTGCCTCGGCGATGCTCATTGTCTTCCCGACCGTGGCCAGCGCGTTGATCGCCGTATCATGTGTCTCTGGAGAAAAGGCGGCACACCCGTCATGAAGCGTGATGGTATTGAAATCCCGCACATGCGCGTCGCGAACGGTCGAGGCCACACCGCCATTGGTGACGATACCGCACACCATCAATG containing:
- a CDS encoding FAD-dependent oxidoreductase, with product MAGIIVSDSIAAEIEVDCLIIGGGAAGLTAALAASEAGESVLVAERDTQLSGSTALSSGLVPAAGTKAQAAQSISDSQDVFVGDIMAKNKNSADPNYVRTIVAQIPKTIDWLADSHQIPFHVLDDFLYPSHSHHRMHAVPEVTGQGLITRLEQAVAATDTMIVTGACVTDLFLSEGGQVIGARCERPDGAIEVIAAKRTILACNGYGGNPDLVARHIPEMKDALYFGHPGNQGEAILWGEQIGAVPTHLSGYQGHGSVAHPHGILVTWALMMEGGIQVNLEGRRFSNEHQGYSEQAVAVLAQPEQTAFNIFDGRLQQLGRKFEDFCNAEKSGAVILADSPAELATRIGIDSDALEATLVEAGLLAESGEPDRFGRQFSADTLLQAPYCAVRVTGALFHTQGGLLVDDNARVKRVDGSVFSNLFACGGAACGVSGPDVSGYLSGNGLLTALALGHLAGGFPKMNS